The Siniperca chuatsi isolate FFG_IHB_CAS linkage group LG12, ASM2008510v1, whole genome shotgun sequence genome has a segment encoding these proteins:
- the LOC122886007 gene encoding trace amine-associated receptor 13c-like, translated as METLEEVELCFPQFLNASCKKPKRSHFEVILSYIILSSITVLTITLNLIVIISISHFKQLHTPTNLLLFSLAVSDLFVGLLMVFQIMIIDGCWFLGDLVCVLYYVLDYIITSTSVGTMVLISVDRYIAICDPLHYSTRVTQKRIQVCVSLCWICSILFQCMVLKNNLEEPGSSISCSGECVVVSNYIAGFVDLALSFIGPVIVIIVLYIRVFVVAVSQARAMRSHIVAVTIQGSVSVTAKKSEMKAARTLGVVIVVFLICLCPYYCVALTNQDNLLNASSDAFVVCLFYFNSCLNPIIYAFFYPWFRKCLKLIVTLQILQPDSCEANIL; from the exons ATGGAGACCCTGGAAGAAGTTGAACTCTGCTTTCCACAATTCCTCAACGCTTCCTGCAAGAAGCCAAAGCGTTCTCACTTTGAGGTCATACTGTCTTACATTATACTGTCCTCCATCACTGTGCTCACCATAACTCTAAACCTGATAGTCATCATCTCCATCTCACACTTCAA GCAGCTCCACACCCCCAccaacctcctcctcttctctctggctgtctcagATTTATTTGTGGGCCTCCTCATGGTCTTTCAAATTATGATCATAGATGGCTGCTGGTTCCTCGGTGAccttgtgtgtgttctgtattaTGTTTTGGACTATATTATTACCTCTACCTCAGTAGGAACCATGGTGCTCATATCTGTTGATCGCTACATAGCAATTTGTGATCCTCTGCATTACTCCACCAGAGTCACTCAAAAAAGAATTCaagtctgtgtttctctgtgttggaTATGCTCTATACTCTTTCAATGTATGGTTCTTAAGAATAACTTGGAAGAACCAGGCAGCTCTATTTCCTGCTctggtgagtgtgtggttgTTAGTAACTACATTGCAGGATTTGTTGATCTGGCTTTGTCCTTTATTGGTCCTGTCATTGTCATCATTGTTCTTTATATAAGAGTGTTTGTGGTGGCTGTGTCTCAGGCTCGTGCCATGCGGTCTCATATTGTAGCTGTCACAATTCAGGGTTCAGTGAGTGTAACTGCTAAGAAATCTGAAATGAAAGCAGCCAGGACTCTCGGTGTTGTTATCGTTGTGTTTCTAATATGTCTCTGCCCATATTACTGTGTTGCTCTTACAAACCAAGATAACTTGCTCAATGCTTCATCTGATGCATTTGTGGTATGCCTCTTCTATTTTAATTCCTGTCTGAACCCTATAATCTATGCCTTTTTCTATCCCTGGTTCAGAAAATGTCTTAAGCTCATTGTTACACTTCAGATACTGCAGCCTGACTCCTGTGAGGCCAACATACTGTAG
- the LOC122885621 gene encoding olfactory receptor 51L1-like has translation MENSTQIVSFVFSMYGNMGHLKYLYFILAMLFYISVIFANTVLIAIIFVDRNLHEPMYLFLCSLFVNEIYGSTSLLPCLMAQILSETHEISAFYCFLQIFNIHTYVAIEFGTLTIMAYDRYICICKPLHYNAIITKRIVQKVILVIWIVSFVEVGVLLSFTIRLKRCGTVINKVFCAHHLVVELSCSSDRTVSLIHDLVFGLIFTVAAPVSYISFTYVKIFAVCLKASKETKTKAYETCTPHLVSLISFVFACFYSLISQRFNMFSVPYPLCVILSMYVVIIQPLQNPIMYGLKLSKIRHACKNLLTLKTSQLYIFIESIYISSLLMKSAGCSFDNKMLLL, from the coding sequence ATGGAGAACTCAACACAGAttgtgtcatttgtgttttctatGTATGGTAACATGGGACACTTAAAGTACCTTTATTTCATCCTGGCAATGCTATTTTACATATCAGTTATTTTTGCCAACACTGTTCTTATTGCCATCATTTTTGTGGACAGAAATCTGCATGAGCCCATGTATCTATTCCTGTGTAGTTTGTTTGTTAATGAAATATATGGCAGCACGTCTTTGTTGCCCTGCTTGATGGCACAAATCTTGTCAGAGACTCATGAAATTTCTGCCTTTTACTGCTTCcttcaaatatttaacattCATACATATGTAGCTATTGAATTTGGAACTTTGACAATAATGGCATATGAcagatatatatgtatttgtaagCCTTTACATTACAATGCCATAATAACCAAAAGAATAGTACAAAAGGTTATTCTTGTTATTTGGATTGTTTCTTTTGTAGAGGTTGGAGTTTTACTGTCATTCACTATTCGTTTAAAGCGTTGTGGGACTGTTATCAACAAAGTTTTTTGTGCACACCACCTTGTAGTTGAACTTTCTTGTTCATCAGACAGAACAGTGTCACTTATTCATGATCTGGTGTTTGGCCTTATTTTCACTGTTGCTGCTCCTGTCAGTTATATTTCATTCACTTATGTAAAgatttttgctgtgtgtttaaaAGCTTCCaaagagaccaaaacaaaggCTTATGAAACCTGCACTCCACATTTAGTTTCACTCATTAGCTTTGTCTTtgcctgtttttatagtttgaTCTCTCAGAGATTTAACATGTTCTCTGTTCCATATccactgtgtgttattttgtccatgTATGTAGTGATCATTCAGCCTCTTCAAAATCCAATCATGTATGGTCTTAAACTGTCAAAAATTAGACATGCTTGTAAAAATTTGttgacattaaaaacatctCAACTCTACATTTTCATCGAGAGTATTTATATAAGTTCACTATTAATGAAAAGTGCAGGATGTTCTTTtgacaataaaatgttattgctTTAA